One Shewanella sp. MR-4 DNA window includes the following coding sequences:
- the yggU gene encoding DUF167 family protein YggU: MSAVIMQQGDLLLNLYIQPKASRDQIVGLHGDELKVAITAPPIDGKANAHLSKYLAKAFKVPKSDVHILKGELGRHKQVRISAPKNVPAEIATLLE, from the coding sequence ATGAGCGCAGTCATTATGCAGCAAGGCGACTTGCTGCTTAATTTGTATATTCAACCTAAAGCGAGTCGCGATCAGATTGTCGGGCTACACGGTGATGAGTTAAAAGTCGCCATTACCGCCCCGCCTATCGATGGCAAGGCCAATGCCCATTTAAGCAAGTATTTAGCGAAGGCCTTTAAAGTCCCTAAAAGCGATGTTCACATCCTTAAGGGTGAATTAGGACGTCATAAGCAGGTACGGATTAGCGCGCCCAAAAACGTTCCGGCAGAAATCGCGACATTGCTCGAATAA
- a CDS encoding type IV pilus twitching motility protein PilT produces MEITELLAFSVKHKASDLHLSAGISPMIRVDGEVRKINLPALDHQGVHSLVYDIMNDKQRKDFEEHLEIDFSFEVPNLARFRVNAFNQSRGAAAVFRTIPSEILSLEQLGAPEIFKKISSFPRGLVLVTGPTGSGKSTTLAAMVDYINENRHDHILTIEDPIEFVHQNKQCLINQREVHRHTHSFNAALRSALREDPDVILVGEMRDLETIRLAMTAAETGHLVFGTLHTTSAAKTIDRVVDVFPAGEKDMVRTMLSESLQAVISQTLIKKIGGGRVAAHEIMMGTPAIRNLIREDKVAQMYSAIQTGMAHGMQTLEQCLQNLVNRGLITREDAMAKSSNKQATF; encoded by the coding sequence ATGGAAATCACTGAGTTATTAGCCTTTAGTGTAAAACACAAAGCCTCGGATCTACACCTCTCTGCAGGGATATCTCCCATGATCCGTGTCGACGGTGAAGTGAGAAAAATAAACCTGCCCGCGCTCGATCATCAGGGTGTACACAGCCTTGTGTACGACATTATGAATGATAAACAGCGTAAGGACTTTGAAGAGCATTTAGAAATCGACTTTTCGTTCGAAGTCCCTAATTTAGCGCGTTTCCGTGTGAACGCCTTTAACCAATCCCGCGGCGCTGCGGCGGTGTTTCGTACCATTCCCAGCGAAATTTTGTCGCTCGAGCAGTTAGGGGCGCCTGAGATTTTTAAGAAAATTTCCAGCTTTCCCCGCGGCTTAGTGCTTGTTACTGGGCCTACAGGTTCGGGTAAGAGTACCACACTTGCGGCCATGGTGGATTACATCAATGAGAACCGCCACGACCATATCTTAACCATTGAAGATCCTATCGAATTCGTACATCAGAATAAGCAATGTTTGATTAACCAACGGGAAGTGCATCGTCATACCCACAGTTTTAACGCGGCGCTGCGTAGCGCACTGCGTGAAGACCCTGACGTAATCCTCGTCGGTGAGATGCGTGACCTTGAAACCATTCGTCTGGCGATGACGGCGGCCGAAACGGGTCACTTAGTCTTTGGTACCTTGCACACCACCTCGGCGGCTAAGACCATCGACCGTGTGGTTGACGTTTTCCCTGCCGGTGAAAAGGACATGGTGCGTACCATGTTATCTGAATCATTACAGGCGGTTATTTCGCAAACCCTGATTAAGAAAATCGGTGGTGGCCGTGTGGCTGCCCACGAAATCATGATGGGTACTCCCGCTATCCGTAACCTTATCCGTGAAGATAAAGTGGCACAGATGTACTCAGCCATTCAAACGGGGATGGCCCATGGCATGCAAACGCTCGAACAGTGTCTGCAAAACTTAGTGAACCGTGGCCTCATCACCCGTGAGGATGCCATGGCGAAGAGCTCAAACAAACAAGCGACGTTTTAA
- the proC gene encoding pyrroline-5-carboxylate reductase, whose translation MSQQKICFIGAGNMTRSIISGLIRSGYPAALVQATNPSQGKLDALAADFGVRVSQDNVSAAQDADVIVLSVKPQLMEQVCQALQGIDMSNKLVITIAAGIKAERYSQYLAQPITLVRTMPNTPMQIGVGMTGLYAPQPLSDAQQAITERLMSSGGEIVWVNEESEINQVIALAGSSPAYFFLLMESMIDAGKQMGMDEAKARSLVQQAALGAAMMAKQNPELTLGNLRENVTSKGGTTAQAIATFEAADLRGVVKNAMENCIKRAEEMANTF comes from the coding sequence ATGAGTCAACAAAAAATCTGCTTTATTGGTGCGGGCAATATGACCCGCAGTATTATCAGCGGCTTAATTCGTAGCGGTTATCCTGCTGCGCTAGTGCAAGCCACCAATCCTAGCCAAGGTAAACTCGATGCCCTCGCCGCCGACTTTGGTGTGCGAGTATCCCAAGACAATGTTAGCGCCGCCCAAGATGCCGATGTCATCGTATTATCCGTTAAGCCACAGTTGATGGAACAAGTCTGCCAAGCACTGCAAGGCATTGATATGTCTAACAAGCTGGTCATAACCATTGCTGCGGGGATTAAAGCAGAGCGCTACAGCCAGTATTTAGCACAGCCCATCACACTAGTTCGCACTATGCCAAACACGCCAATGCAAATCGGTGTCGGTATGACGGGACTCTACGCCCCGCAGCCCCTCTCTGATGCCCAGCAAGCCATTACCGAGCGCTTGATGTCCAGCGGTGGTGAAATTGTGTGGGTGAATGAGGAATCTGAGATTAATCAAGTCATTGCCCTTGCGGGTAGTTCACCTGCCTATTTCTTCCTGCTGATGGAATCTATGATTGATGCCGGTAAGCAAATGGGTATGGATGAAGCCAAAGCCAGAAGCTTAGTACAGCAAGCAGCCCTCGGTGCTGCTATGATGGCAAAGCAAAATCCCGAGCTTACGTTAGGTAATTTACGGGAGAATGTCACCTCGAAGGGTGGCACAACGGCGCAAGCCATCGCCACATTCGAAGCGGCGGATCTTCGTGGTGTGGTCAAAAATGCGATGGAAAACTGCATCAAACGTGCAGAGGAAATGGCTAACACTTTTTAA
- a CDS encoding YggS family pyridoxal phosphate-dependent enzyme → MTTIADRLAVAQSRIAQAAQKCARLPHSIRLLAVSKTKPIEDIIAAYDAGQRCFGENYVQEGVTKIESLKGTHPDIEWHFIGPLQSNKTALVAQHFDWMHTLSREKIAQRLNEQRPAHLAPLNVCIQINISDEDTKSGIDAEQMLPLADSISQLPHLQLRGLMAIPSATNDIAQQSRELSELKQLFDTLKQHYPAVDTLSMGMSNDLDVAIECGSTMVRIGSAIFGERDYGAKETTSN, encoded by the coding sequence ATGACAACAATAGCAGACAGACTCGCAGTCGCCCAGAGCAGGATCGCGCAAGCGGCGCAAAAATGCGCACGCCTACCTCACAGTATTCGCTTACTTGCCGTCAGTAAGACTAAACCCATCGAAGATATTATAGCAGCCTATGACGCGGGCCAGCGTTGCTTTGGCGAGAACTATGTTCAAGAAGGTGTGACAAAAATTGAGTCGCTAAAGGGCACACACCCTGATATTGAATGGCATTTTATTGGACCACTGCAATCCAATAAAACCGCCTTAGTCGCCCAGCACTTCGACTGGATGCACACCCTCTCGCGGGAGAAAATTGCCCAACGGCTCAATGAGCAGCGCCCAGCACACCTTGCGCCGCTCAATGTGTGTATTCAAATCAATATCAGTGATGAAGACACTAAATCCGGCATCGATGCCGAGCAAATGCTGCCACTGGCCGATAGCATCAGCCAATTACCCCATTTACAACTGCGGGGTTTAATGGCGATTCCCAGCGCCACCAATGACATTGCGCAGCAAAGCCGCGAACTCAGCGAGCTTAAGCAGTTATTCGATACGCTAAAGCAGCATTATCCCGCTGTCGATACGCTTTCTATGGGCATGAGTAATGATTTAGACGTGGCTATTGAGTGCGGCTCAACCATGGTGCGTATCGGCAGCGCAATCTTTGGTGAACGGGATTATGGCGCAAAAGAGACGACCAGCAATTAG
- a CDS encoding YggT family protein has translation MNALTFLISTLFDLYLMVVILRIWLPLARADFYNPFSQFVVKATHPLIAPMRRLIPSMGRFDTSSFVLALLVVMVKVLLLSLIAGGGIDIVLFFVFALVTVIKQAGVLLFWMLIIRAILSWFNQGYNPIVMIMGQLTEPILAPVRRIIPPIGGLDLSVMLVIIGMNFINMLLAQYVPFWAVI, from the coding sequence ATGAATGCATTAACCTTTTTAATCAGCACACTCTTCGATTTGTATTTGATGGTGGTGATATTACGGATCTGGCTCCCCTTGGCCCGTGCCGATTTTTATAATCCCTTCAGTCAGTTTGTGGTCAAAGCCACTCACCCGTTGATCGCGCCTATGCGTCGATTAATTCCTTCAATGGGAAGATTCGATACTTCTTCATTTGTACTCGCCCTATTAGTCGTGATGGTCAAAGTGCTGCTGTTAAGCCTTATCGCCGGTGGTGGTATTGATATAGTGCTGTTCTTTGTGTTTGCGCTTGTCACTGTTATCAAACAGGCGGGCGTTTTGCTCTTCTGGATGCTGATCATCCGCGCCATCTTAAGTTGGTTCAATCAAGGCTATAACCCCATTGTGATGATCATGGGTCAACTGACAGAGCCCATTTTGGCTCCAGTGCGCCGCATCATTCCGCCCATTGGAGGTTTAGATTTGTCGGTGATGTTGGTGATTATCGGCATGAACTTTATCAACATGCTATTGGCGCAATACGTACCATTCTGGGCCGTGATTTAA
- a CDS encoding PilT/PilU family type 4a pilus ATPase: MDVRPFLKVMVERKASDLFITAGFPPSAKIDGELRPLAESAFTPAQSLDFVESVMTEAQKKEFHTTRECNFAFAVKDLGRFRVSAFWQRESPGCVMRRIETKIPEVEDLKLPPILKDLVMSKRGLIIMVGGTGTGKSTSLAALVGYRNAHARGHILTIEDPVEFVHDHRKSIITQREVGIDTESFDAALKSSLRQAPDVILIGEIRTQETMEFALSFAETGHLCMATLHANNANQALDRIMHLVPESKHQQLLFDLSLNLRGIVAQQLVPKVDGTGRRAAIEVLINTPRVASLIAKNELHLLKETMAKSNEQGMQTFDQALLQLYIDGEISYADALHHADSPNDLRLMIKLQNKEPTSSSFMEGVTLDMD, encoded by the coding sequence ATGGATGTCCGTCCGTTTTTAAAAGTCATGGTGGAGCGTAAAGCCTCGGACTTGTTTATTACCGCAGGTTTTCCGCCTAGCGCCAAAATCGATGGTGAGTTACGTCCGTTAGCCGAGAGTGCCTTCACGCCCGCGCAATCTTTGGATTTTGTCGAGTCCGTGATGACCGAGGCACAAAAGAAGGAGTTTCACACGACTCGCGAGTGTAACTTTGCTTTTGCGGTTAAGGATTTAGGTCGTTTCCGCGTCAGCGCATTCTGGCAGCGTGAATCTCCTGGATGCGTAATGCGCCGGATTGAGACCAAGATCCCTGAGGTAGAAGACTTAAAACTGCCACCGATTTTAAAAGATCTGGTGATGAGTAAACGGGGTCTTATCATCATGGTTGGGGGAACGGGAACCGGTAAGTCGACCTCCTTGGCGGCGTTAGTGGGTTATCGTAATGCCCATGCCCGTGGTCATATCCTCACCATCGAAGACCCGGTGGAATTTGTGCACGACCATCGCAAAAGCATCATCACTCAACGTGAAGTGGGTATAGATACAGAATCCTTTGATGCGGCGCTGAAGAGTTCGCTGCGTCAGGCGCCCGATGTGATTTTGATTGGTGAGATCCGTACTCAAGAAACCATGGAGTTTGCGCTTTCTTTCGCCGAAACGGGTCACCTCTGTATGGCGACACTGCACGCGAACAACGCTAACCAAGCGTTAGATCGGATCATGCACTTAGTGCCAGAGAGTAAACACCAGCAGTTGTTATTCGACTTGTCACTCAACCTGCGCGGCATTGTGGCGCAGCAACTGGTGCCTAAAGTCGATGGCACAGGACGACGGGCGGCGATTGAAGTCTTGATCAATACGCCACGTGTCGCGAGCTTGATTGCTAAAAACGAGCTGCATTTGCTCAAAGAAACCATGGCCAAATCGAATGAACAGGGCATGCAGACCTTCGACCAAGCCTTGCTGCAACTCTATATCGATGGGGAAATCAGCTATGCCGATGCGCTTCACCATGCTGACTCGCCAAACGACTTACGTTTAATGATCAAACTGCAAAATAAAGAGCCTACCAGTTCAAGCTTTATGGAAGGCGTGACCTTGGATATGGATTAA